Sequence from the Nocardia brasiliensis genome:
CCAATTCCGTACCGCCGAACGGGAATCCGAGCACCGCGCGGGCGTCGGCCGCGTCCGGGGCCAGCGACTCGTCCATGGCCAGGCCGATACCGCTGGTCTCGGTGGCACCCCAGACCGACCACTGCCGCGCGGCCGGGAACAGCGCGCGTAGTTCGGCGGCCAGATCCGCTGGAGTGGCAGGCGTCGCCGCCCGCTCGGCGCGATGGTCCGCCTTGCTGATCCTGGCGATGCCGCCGGTGTCCAGGCCGTCGGCCCGCCGCACGGCCAGCTCGGGCAACAGCCCGGCGAAGATCCGCGGTGTCGCCGACACCATGTCGATCCGTTCGGCCACAATGGCTTCCGCGAGCCCGCGGCAGTCCTTGGCGAGCACGACGGTGCCGCCGACCGCGAAGGTCGGCAGGAGCTGATCGACGCATCCGCTGGCGTGCGCCAGCGGCAGCAGCACCAGGTTGCGCAGGCCGTCGGTGGGCAGATCCAGGGCCGAAACCACCGAACGGATTGCCGAGAGCAGGTTTTCGTTGGTCAGCTCCACGCCCTTCGGGGCGGCAGCGGGGCACAGCGGGTTGCCGCTGGTGTAGCTGAGCAGGGCCAGATCCCCCAGTGCCGCACCGTCATCGATGAACGCGGCCCCGTCCGGCAGGTCCGCGCCGCGCGCGATATCGCGGCCGAGCACGAAATCGGCACTGCTGTCGGCGATCACCCGCTCGGCCACCGCATCGGGCAGGCCGTCGTGCACCAGCACCGGCACCGCGCCACTGAGCAACGCGCCGAGGAACGCCTGCACCCAGCGCACGCCAGCGGGCATGTGCACCGCGACCCGGTCGCCGTAGCCGATGCCGTGTTCCTGCAACCCGCCCGCGATCCGCGAGGCGGAGTGCCACAGCTCCCGATAGGTCAGCCGCGGGCCGCCGATCTCGACCACGGCCTCCCGGGTGGAGAACGCATGTACCTGTAGGTCGAGCAGTTCGGTGAGCGCGGGCGTCAGGTTGCCGTAGCGCAGCACGCCGTCGGCGCCGCGCGCCAACGGCGTATCACGCGCATGGGGACGAGACAGGGGGTATTCGACGAGCAACTGCGACATCCGTCCTCCGCACGCCTCGAGTCAGCAGGCACTGCGACTATATGATGCGCGTCACAATTTCGCGGTGATAGGCGATGAACGTGTCCTGCTTGTCACCCCCTCCCCGTCATTGCCCGGTATAGGTCGCCTTGCCCGGCCCGACCTCGAGGAAGCTGCGCACCGCGCCCTTCAGATCGGCGGTGTCGAACAGCGCGCCGGACACCTCGGGGGTCACCGAATCCGCGTGCGCCACACCGCCGGAACGCCACGCCTCGATGATCTTCTTGGTCGCGGCGTGCGCGACGGTCGGGCCCTGCGCGAGCCGGTGCGTCAATTCCCTTGCCGCCGTGTCGACGTCGTCGTGCACCGCGTTCACCACGCCCCACTCGGCCATGGTCGCCGCGTCGTACAGGTCGCCGGTCATCACGAACTCACGCGCGCGACCCGAGCCCGCCCGCTCGGCCAGCCGCTGCGGGCCGCCCATCGACGGGGTCAGTCCGACAACGGTTTCCACCAGCCCGAACTTCGCCTTCGGCGCGGCCAGGATGATGTCGCAGGCCAGCGCGATCTCGAAGGCGGCGGTCAGGGTCAGCCCGTGCGCGGCGAACACCACCGGGCACGGCAGCGCCTCGAGCGGGTGGATTATCCCCGCGAACAGGGTGCGCCACAGCTCTGCCCCCTGCTGGGGGGACAACCCATCGAAGACGTGTACATCGACGCCACCCGAGACCACCTTGCCCTCGGCGCGCAGCAGGACCGCGCGCGGCGGGTCGGCGGCGAGGTCGGCGATGTCCGAGGTCAGGGCGTCGAGCATGGCCTGATCGAAGAGGTTCAGCGGTGGATGGGCCAGCGTCAGGGTCGCCACCTGCGCGCCGCCATCGGTGCTCTGCCGTTCCAGGCGCGTGGCCTTGGTGTCTGTCATGCCCTGAGCCTAGGACCACTTTCTGCCAGACTGTTCGGGTGACCAAGTCGGTGGAAAACGGTTCCTACGTCGAGCCTGGCGAGTTCAAGCGGGATACGAACTACATCACCACCCGGATCACGGCCGACGGCCGCGACGGCTATCCGGTCGAACCCGGCCGCTACCGGCTGGTGGCGGCGCGAGCCTGCCCATGGGCCAACCGGACATTGATCGTGCGCAGGCTGCTCGGCCTCGAGGACGTGCTCTCGCTCGGCCTGTGCGGGCCGACCCACGACAAACTCAGCTGGACCTTCGACCTCGATCCCGGCGGGGTGGACCCGGTGCTCGGCATCCCCAGGCTGCGCGACGCCTACCTGGCCAGATTCCCCGACTACCCGCGCGGCATCACCGTGCCCGCGGTGGTCGACGTGCCGACCGGGCAGGTGGTCACCAACGACTACGCGCAGATCACCCTGGATTTCTCCACCGAGTGGACCGCCTTCCATCGCGACGGCGCGCCGCAGCTGTATCCGGAGGCGCTGCGCGCGGAGATCGACGAGGTCAACCTCGCCGTCTTCCGTGACGTGAACAACGGCGTGTACCGCTGCGGGTTCGCCGGCACGCAGGACGCGTACGAGGCCGCCTATGATCGGCTTTTCGCCCGCCTGGACTGGCTCTCCGAACGCCTTGCGACGCAACGCTATCTGGTCGGTGACACGATCACCGAGGCCGATGTGCGGCTGTTCACCACGCTGGTCCGGTTCGATCCGGTCTATCACGGCCATTTCAAGTGCAACCGGTCCAAGCTCACCGAGCTGCCGGTGCTGTGGGCGTACGCGCGTGACCTCTACCAGACCCCCGGATTCGGCGACACCGTCGATTTCGCGCAGATCAAGCAGCACTACTACGTGGTGCACCGCGACATCAATCCGACCGGCGTCGTGCCGAAGGGACCGGAGCTGACGAACTGGCTGACCCCGCACGGCCGGGAAGGCTTGGGCGGGCGCCCCTTCGGCGACGGCACCCCGCCGCCACCGCCCGCGCGGGCCGAGCAGGTGCCCGCGGCGCATCGCCCGAACTGATCCGGCGAATCGGATCGGCTGGAACCGATCCGGCTGGGTACATCGTTGTCATGACGAGCTGTGGACGGTGACCGCGGCGTCCGGCGAGCCGACGCGCCGGTGCCCTACAGTTCAACCAGCAGACCGGAAGAGGAGGGTGCCGCCGATGTTCAAAGGCGCGTTCGAGAAGACGGTGGTTCAGCTGCTCGATACGGGGTCTCGCCTACAGGCCCCCGCGGTCGCGAAATATGTCGATCGAATCCGGCGTGCCCATCCCGACGAAACCCCGGCGCAGGTGATCACGCGCCTGGAGAACCAGTACCTGCTCGCGGTGACCGGCAGCGGCGGCGCCGTCGGCGCGACGGCCGCGGTACCCGGCGTCGGCACCGTCGCGGCGGTCGCCGCGGTCAGCGCCGAGACCACGTTCTTCATGGAGGTCTCGGCGCTGTTCACGTTGGCGGTGGCGGCGGTGCACGGCATCTCCCCCGACGACAAGGAACAGCGCAGAGCCCTGGTGCTCGCCGTGGTGCTCGGCGAGGGCGGCATGGAGATCGTGCAGAAGACCGTCGGCACCTCGGCCAAGAACTGGGGCACGGTGTTCGCGAACCGGATCCCCGGTCTCTCCTCCATGAACGATTCGCTGCTCAAGCGTTTCATCATCCGCTTCATCACCCGGCGCGCCGCGCTGATGGCGGGCAAGGTGGTGCCAGCGGGCATCGGCGCGGTGATCGGCGGCGTCGGCAACCGGGCGATGGGCAAGTCCACGATCGAGAACGCGCGCAAGGCTTTCGGGCCCGCGCCGGTGGTCTGGCCCGCCGACCGGCATCTGATCATCGACGCCGACCCGCTCACCGCGATCGATCCGGTCCAGCCGCAACCGCCGACGACGCCGCGGTGAGCGCCGTGCGCCCACTCGCCTTCGCCGTGCGCGGGCTGACCAAGCGGTACGGGCTGGTCTCGGCCGTCGAGAACGTGAGCTTCGCCGTGCCGTCGGGCAGCACCGCCGCGCTGGTCGGACCGCGCGGGGCGGGCAAGTCGACGATCGTCGGCATCTTGCTCGGGCTGCTGGAACCGACCTCGGGCACCGCCTCGATCGGCGGGCCCGGCACGGATCGATCCCGTGCCGGCGCGACGAGCTCCGCGCATGTGGTCGGTGGTGTCCTGGCACCGCGCGGCATCCATCCCGGCCGCAGTGCCCGCGATCACCTCTGGGTGTACGCGGCGGCGGTCGGCGTGCCGGACGCGCGGGTGCGGGAGGTGCTCGACGCCGTCGGGCTCGCCGCGGCGGCCGACACCAGGTGCGCGGCGCTCTCGGCGGGACAGCAGACCCGGCTTGCCCTGGCCACCGCCCTGCTCGCCGACCCGCCGCTGCTGGTCCTCGACGAGCCGATGGCGGGCCTCGACGCCGCGGAACGTGGCTGGCTGCAAGAGTTTCTGCGCAGGCACGCACAACGCGGCGGCAGCGCCGTACTGACCAGCGAGAGCCTGGCCGCCGTGCTGCCGGGCACGGACGAGGTGATCGTGCTGAACGCGGGCGCGGTGGTGTACGCGGGCAGCCCGGCCAAGCTGCGGCGCGGGCACCCGGACCGGCTCGTCGTCGCCGCGTCCACGCCCATCGCGCTGGCGACCACGCTGGCCGCGCGCGGCTTCACCGACGCCGTCATCCGGCCCGACGGCAGGCTCGCGGTCGCCGAGGCCACCGAGGCCGAGATCCGCGATGCCGCCGCGGCGGCCCAGGTGCGGCTGGACAGCGTCATACCCGACCTGATCCACCCCGACCGGGTGCTCGCCGCGCTGACCAAACCGCCGACTCCGGCGCCCGCGCACTACCCGGGCCTGTCCGGAACCGCGGCCCCGACGCCGCCGATGAGCTACGGGATTCCACGATGAGCATCACCCTGCCGCCCGACCTCGTCCCGTCCCTGTACACCGAGGTGCGCAAGGTCGTCACGCTGCGGCCGAGCCGGCTCCTCGCGAGCCTGCCGCTGACCATCACGCTGATCGCGAGTGTGGCCGCGGCGCTGCTGGCGGGCAAACCGGACCCCAGGGGCGAACCCGTCACGGGCGCCGCGACCAACGGCCTCTACCTCGGCCTCGCCGCGGTCGCCGTCGCGGCCGTGGTGTTCGGGGCGCTCGGCAGCGGCGCGGAATTCCGGTACCGCTCGATGCCGGTCACCGCGCTGTTCAGCGCCGATCGGGACCGGCTCGCCCTCGCGAAACTGGTCGTCACCGGGGTGTTCGCGGCGGTGGCCGCGCTCGCGGTGGAACTGGTCGCGCTCGCGGCGCTGTTCGGCCTCGGGCGCGGCAAATTCCAGGTCGGCCTCGAACTGTTCGCCGTGCTCGGCGGCGGTCTGCTCGCCGCGATCTGCTGGTCGCTGCTCGGTGCCGGGCTCGGCCTGCTGCTGCGGTCCCCCAGCACGGCGCTGCTCGCGGTGTTCGGCTGGCTGATCGTCGTCGAACCGCTGATCTGGGTGGTCGCGCACAGCCTCGGCATCGACGGATTCGTCACGCTGCTGCCGGGCTCGGCCACCATCAGCACCATCGCCATCGGCTCCTTCACCGACAACGCCTTCCTCGCCCCCGGGCCGGTCGGGGTGGTGGTCCTGTTGCTGTGGACCGCGGGCATCGCCGGCGCGGGCTGGTGGCTGCTGCGTACCCGCGATCTCTGACCGTGCGGGCCGCCGCGGGAACAAATGACGTGTCGGTAGGCGTCGTTACCGTGGATGGTTATGGGCGGGGTTGTCGAAGCGAGAGAACGCACCGGGTCGGCTGAGCGCACGTCCGGCGGTCCCGGCTGGATTCGCAGGCTGTGGACCGAGAGCCGCACCCATCCCGGCACCCTTGCCGGCCTCACCGTCACGATCCTGGCCGGTGCCGCCGTGGAGATCACCGCCCCGCTGCTGACCAAGCGCGCGGTCGATGCCGCGGGGCACGGCGCCACGTCGGTCATCGGGGTCGTCGCCGGGCTGCTGCTCCTGCTCGCCGCCGCGCGCTTCGCTGCCGGATTCGGGCGCAGGCTGCTCGCCGGGAAACTGTCGCTGGACGTGCAACATTCGTTGCGCGTCGACCTGCTCGCGTCCCTGCAACGCCTGGACGGCACCGGACAGGACGCGATTCGAACCGGGCAGGTGGTGTCGCGCTCGATCACCGACTTGCAGCTGGTGCAGGGCCTGCTCGCGATGGCGCCGCTGTCCGGCATGGCGGTGCTGCAATTCGGGCTGGCCGCGGTGGTCATGGTGTGGCTCTCGCCGCCGCTCGCCGCGGTGGCGCTGCTGGTGGTGCCCGCGATCGCCGTGGTCGTGGCCCGGGTGCGGCCGCGGCTCTACGCGGCGACGTGGTCGGCGCAGCAGCGGGCCGCCGAGGTCGCCCAGCACGTCGAGGAGACCGTCACCGGTGTGCGGGTGGTGAAGGGCTTCGGACAGGAGGCCCGCATGGTCGACGTGCTCGAACGGCACAGTCGCACTTTGTATTCCGAGCGCATGCGGGCGGCCAGGGTCGATTCCCGCTTCGCCCCGACCGTGGCGGCGATCCCGCAGCTCGGCATGGTCGGGGTGATCGTGCTGGGCGGCTATCTGGCGCTGCACGGCTCGATCGGGATCGGCACCTTCGTCGCGTTCGCCGCCTACGTCGCCACGCTGACCGGGACGGCCAGGATCATGTCCGGCGCACTGGTGCTCGCGCAGCTGACCCGCGCGGCGGCCGAACGCGTCTACCAGGTGATCGACACCGCGCCGGTGGTCACCGACCCGCCCACGCCCGCGCCACTGCCCGACGGCCCCCTCGGCATCGAGATCGATTCGCTCACTTTCGGTTTCGACCCCGAACGCCCGGTGCTGCGCGAACTCGACCTGACGGTGCGGCCCGGGGAGACCGTGGCGATCATCGGACCCGCGGGCTCGGGCAAGACCACGCTGTCGCTGCTGCTGCCACGCTTCTACGCCCCGGACGCGGGCCGCATCCGGCTCTTCGGCGAATCCGCGACGGACGCTTCGACTCCCGCCGATCCGGTCGATATCGCCGAGGTCAGCGCGTCCGAACTGCGCGGCGCGATCGGGGTCGTGTTCGACGACCCGTTCCTGTTCTCCGACACCATCGCCGCGAACATCGCGCTCGGCCGCCCGGACGCCACCGACACCGAGATCAGGGCGGCCGCGCAAGCCGCGGCGGCCGACGAGTTC
This genomic interval carries:
- a CDS encoding class I adenylate-forming enzyme family protein; the encoded protein is MSQLLVEYPLSRPHARDTPLARGADGVLRYGNLTPALTELLDLQVHAFSTREAVVEIGGPRLTYRELWHSASRIAGGLQEHGIGYGDRVAVHMPAGVRWVQAFLGALLSGAVPVLVHDGLPDAVAERVIADSSADFVLGRDIARGADLPDGAAFIDDGAALGDLALLSYTSGNPLCPAAAPKGVELTNENLLSAIRSVVSALDLPTDGLRNLVLLPLAHASGCVDQLLPTFAVGGTVVLAKDCRGLAEAIVAERIDMVSATPRIFAGLLPELAVRRADGLDTGGIARISKADHRAERAATPATPADLAAELRALFPAARQWSVWGATETSGIGLAMDESLAPDAADARAVLGFPFGGTELALYGPRAAAGHGELLCRGPNVTPRYWNDPTTTAARFTGTWFHTGDQVSIDADGLVRRGAARAE
- a CDS encoding enoyl-CoA hydratase/isomerase family protein encodes the protein MTDTKATRLERQSTDGGAQVATLTLAHPPLNLFDQAMLDALTSDIADLAADPPRAVLLRAEGKVVSGGVDVHVFDGLSPQQGAELWRTLFAGIIHPLEALPCPVVFAAHGLTLTAAFEIALACDIILAAPKAKFGLVETVVGLTPSMGGPQRLAERAGSGRAREFVMTGDLYDAATMAEWGVVNAVHDDVDTAARELTHRLAQGPTVAHAATKKIIEAWRSGGVAHADSVTPEVSGALFDTADLKGAVRSFLEVGPGKATYTGQ
- a CDS encoding glutathione S-transferase family protein, coding for MTKSVENGSYVEPGEFKRDTNYITTRITADGRDGYPVEPGRYRLVAARACPWANRTLIVRRLLGLEDVLSLGLCGPTHDKLSWTFDLDPGGVDPVLGIPRLRDAYLARFPDYPRGITVPAVVDVPTGQVVTNDYAQITLDFSTEWTAFHRDGAPQLYPEALRAEIDEVNLAVFRDVNNGVYRCGFAGTQDAYEAAYDRLFARLDWLSERLATQRYLVGDTITEADVRLFTTLVRFDPVYHGHFKCNRSKLTELPVLWAYARDLYQTPGFGDTVDFAQIKQHYYVVHRDINPTGVVPKGPELTNWLTPHGREGLGGRPFGDGTPPPPPARAEQVPAAHRPN
- a CDS encoding ATP-binding cassette domain-containing protein, which gives rise to MSAVRPLAFAVRGLTKRYGLVSAVENVSFAVPSGSTAALVGPRGAGKSTIVGILLGLLEPTSGTASIGGPGTDRSRAGATSSAHVVGGVLAPRGIHPGRSARDHLWVYAAAVGVPDARVREVLDAVGLAAAADTRCAALSAGQQTRLALATALLADPPLLVLDEPMAGLDAAERGWLQEFLRRHAQRGGSAVLTSESLAAVLPGTDEVIVLNAGAVVYAGSPAKLRRGHPDRLVVAASTPIALATTLAARGFTDAVIRPDGRLAVAEATEAEIRDAAAAAQVRLDSVIPDLIHPDRVLAALTKPPTPAPAHYPGLSGTAAPTPPMSYGIPR
- a CDS encoding ABC transporter permease; this translates as MSITLPPDLVPSLYTEVRKVVTLRPSRLLASLPLTITLIASVAAALLAGKPDPRGEPVTGAATNGLYLGLAAVAVAAVVFGALGSGAEFRYRSMPVTALFSADRDRLALAKLVVTGVFAAVAALAVELVALAALFGLGRGKFQVGLELFAVLGGGLLAAICWSLLGAGLGLLLRSPSTALLAVFGWLIVVEPLIWVVAHSLGIDGFVTLLPGSATISTIAIGSFTDNAFLAPGPVGVVVLLLWTAGIAGAGWWLLRTRDL